In Acholeplasma equirhinis, the sequence AATGGTGTAGATGTTTACAACGGATTTGGTGATATCAAATCTGCAAATGAAGTTGTCGTTAATGGCGAATCACTTCAAACTAAAAATGTAATTATCGCAACTGGTGCTTCTGCAATCGTTCCTCCAATTCCTGGTGTGGAAGATGCATATAAGAAAGGCATCGTTGTTACATCAAGAGAATTATTAAACGTTCAAAACTATCCAAAATCAATCTTGATTGTTGGTGGTGGTGTTATCGGTGTTGAATTCGCAACTGTATTTAATTCATTTGGTTCAAAAGTTACTATCATTGAAAAGATGGATGGTATCTTACCAACAATGGATGAAGAAGTTCGCGTTGCATACACTAAGACATTAAAACGTGATGGTATCGAAATCTTAACTGGTGCAGAAGTTAAAGCGGTTAATGACCACAAATTAACTTATGCATTAGAAGGTAAAGAAGTAACTATCGAAGGTGACTTAATCTTAATGGCTGTTGGTACACGTGCTAACTCTAAGGGTCTTGAACACTTAGGATTAGAAATGGATCGCTCAAACATTAAGACAAATGAATATCTACAAACAAACGTTCCTGGTATTTATGCAATTGGGGATGTTAACGGTAAATTCATGCTTGCACACGTTGCTGAACATGAAGGTATTGTTGCAGTTGAACATATTCTAAATAAAGGTCATCAAAAGATGGATTATGATAAGATCCCATCTTGTATCTATGGTTCACCTGAAATTGCTGCACTTGGCTTAACAGAAAAAGAAGCAAAAGCACGTGGTATTGATTATAAAGTATCTAAAGTGCCTTTAGCTGCTGTTGGTAAAGCGTTAGCTGATGGTGAAAAAGAAGGTTTCATCAAGTTAATCGTTGATAAGAAATACTTAGAAGTTGTTGGTGTTCACATCTATGCATATAACGCAACAGAATTAATTTCTGAATTCTCAGTTGCAATGGCAAGTGAAGCAACTGCGTATGAAATTGCACATGCAATTCATCCACATCCAACACTTTCAGAGTTATCATTAGAAGCTGCACTTGGTGCAATCGACAAACCAATTCACATCTAATCTATAAAATTAGGAACAGCCAAATTACTGTTCCTTTTTTTTGCTTGCGAAATTCATAAATTCATGTATAATTGATTAGGATGTGAGGTATTTTATGAAGGTATTAAATTTTAGTTATCGTATTCTATTACATATCATCGGTTATTTAGCGATTGGTCTTGGTGTTGTTTTAATTTATCGTGCGAACCAAGGTGCAAATCCAATTGATGCAATGTCATTCTATTTATCAGAACTTATACCAAGTTTATCTATTGGAAATGCCTCAATTATTATTAATGGTGCGTGGGTTGTTTTAAACTTCATATTAATTCGTAAATGGCATACATTACTGAGTTTCTTAATCGTATTATCATTTGGTTATATTATTGATTTTTGGAATTTATGGATTTTAAAAGATTTAGTTATTTCAGGAATTGTTTTCCAAATTATAGGTGCTTTGGGTGGACTAATTCTACTTGGTGGTGGGATTGCCCTTATTATGTTTAATACTAAATTCCCATTAACGCCAAGTGAGGTTTTCTTTATTTGGTTAAACGATAAAGTTAAATCAACAGTTAAAACTAAATTAATGATTGAAGCAACTTTAATTACACTGGCAATTACTATGGCATATATTGCATCTGATTGGTCTCAAATTGGTTGGTTCACAGTTATTGCAGTTTTAACCATGGGTTCAGTCATTTCAATTTTCCAAAAAATATTTAAAAAGTTTATTCCAGTTTACTAATAAAAAAGGTTCCCGTTAAAACGGGAACCTTGTTTTTTATTCAAATAATAAACTATATAATGCCTCATGTTTAGCTTTTAAGAAACCTAAATCAGTTGGATGAAATTTAACGCCAACCATAGAAGAAGCAAGGCTCATAGCAAGCGACCCATCAACTAAAATTAATGCATCTTCAACCATACCGTAAACAACAGAAATCTTGACATCATAGGTTTCGGTCTTTTTCTTAATCACTGATCTTGGTGATTCACCATAGTTCCAGTTATAAGTGACATACTTTTCATCTTTCAATTTTTCAATTTTAGAAAAGTCTTTCTTAGAAAGCGCGATTGTTTCATTTTGAGTGATTTCTTCTAATAAGTATTGTTTAAATTGATCAAGTGAAAGTTCGGTATAGTCTGCAATATTTGTTACAACACTACGGTTTGATTTAACAGAAATACTTTCTGTTGAATCATCTTTTTCTTTTAATGACCCTTGAAGAAATTCTAAATTAGAATCAAAGAGAAGTGTACCAT encodes:
- a CDS encoding lipoate--protein ligase family protein, which produces MKTIFPISNDIYFNLAWEEYILKEIAKDEDIFLLWQNNTAICVGRNQNVYEEVNLRYVHKNKIPLVRRISGGGTVFHDLGNLNYTFITKSKDHINNYKKMTQPIVDALNKIGIPIEFSGKSDLKIRGKKVSGNAQFVYKDLILHHGTLLFDSNLEFLQGSLKEKDDSTESISVKSNRSVVTNIADYTELSLDQFKQYLLEEITQNETIALSKKDFSKIEKLKDEKYVTYNWNYGESPRSVIKKKTETYDVKISVVYGMVEDALILVDGSLAMSLASSMVGVKFHPTDLGFLKAKHEALYSLLFE
- the lpdA gene encoding dihydrolipoyl dehydrogenase; this encodes MAKSYDIIVVGGGPGGYVAAIKAAQLGAKTALVEKEVVGGICLNHGCIPTKTFLKSAKVYKTLQHSTDYGVTASGTIGFDWSKIVSRKDGVVKQLTGSVAFLLKKNGVDVYNGFGDIKSANEVVVNGESLQTKNVIIATGASAIVPPIPGVEDAYKKGIVVTSRELLNVQNYPKSILIVGGGVIGVEFATVFNSFGSKVTIIEKMDGILPTMDEEVRVAYTKTLKRDGIEILTGAEVKAVNDHKLTYALEGKEVTIEGDLILMAVGTRANSKGLEHLGLEMDRSNIKTNEYLQTNVPGIYAIGDVNGKFMLAHVAEHEGIVAVEHILNKGHQKMDYDKIPSCIYGSPEIAALGLTEKEAKARGIDYKVSKVPLAAVGKALADGEKEGFIKLIVDKKYLEVVGVHIYAYNATELISEFSVAMASEATAYEIAHAIHPHPTLSELSLEAALGAIDKPIHI
- a CDS encoding DUF6198 family protein, with product MKVLNFSYRILLHIIGYLAIGLGVVLIYRANQGANPIDAMSFYLSELIPSLSIGNASIIINGAWVVLNFILIRKWHTLLSFLIVLSFGYIIDFWNLWILKDLVISGIVFQIIGALGGLILLGGGIALIMFNTKFPLTPSEVFFIWLNDKVKSTVKTKLMIEATLITLAITMAYIASDWSQIGWFTVIAVLTMGSVISIFQKIFKKFIPVY